Proteins from one Prevotella sp. E2-28 genomic window:
- a CDS encoding NADH-quinone oxidoreductase subunit C, whose protein sequence is MKLNHLVFDFDKFAQEMQNLKDKKHFDFLVTIVGEDFGEEEGLGCVYILENTESHERVSVKMLAKVVDGESVIPTVINIWKGADLLERECFDFLGIKFLGHPDMRRLFLRNDFKGYPLRKDFKATDEYTLEDDAEPDYGLEYSLNRDGELQKKENKLFTSDDYVINIGPQHPSTHGVLRLQTVLNGETVKRIYPHLGYIHRGIEKMWESMTYPQTLALTDRLNYLCAMQQRHALVGVIEEAMEVELTDRIHYIRTIMDELQRLDSHLLFTSCCAQDLGALTAFLYGMRDREHVLNVMEETTGGRLIQNYYRIGGLQDDIDPNFVKNVKELCKYLRPMIKEYMDVFGDNIISHNRLENVGPMSLADCINYGVTGPAGRASGWKNDVRKNHPYDMYDKVNFEQITFDSCDSMGRYLVHINEMYQSLNIIEQLIDNIPEGDFYVKQKPIIKVPEGQWYFSVEGAAGEFGVYLDSKGDKSPYRMKMRPMGLSLVGALDPMLRGQKIADLVTTGAAIDIVIPDIDR, encoded by the coding sequence ATGAAACTGAATCATCTTGTATTTGATTTTGACAAGTTCGCACAGGAGATGCAGAACTTGAAGGACAAGAAGCACTTCGACTTCCTTGTTACTATCGTAGGTGAGGACTTCGGCGAAGAAGAGGGACTCGGCTGCGTATATATCCTTGAGAATACAGAGAGCCACGAGCGCGTCAGCGTGAAGATGCTGGCAAAGGTGGTGGATGGCGAGAGCGTCATTCCTACCGTTATCAACATCTGGAAGGGTGCCGACCTGTTGGAGCGTGAGTGCTTCGACTTCCTGGGCATCAAGTTCCTGGGTCACCCCGACATGCGTCGTCTGTTCCTGCGTAACGACTTCAAGGGCTATCCCCTGCGTAAGGACTTCAAGGCTACTGATGAGTACACCTTGGAGGATGACGCAGAGCCTGATTACGGACTGGAGTATTCTTTGAACCGTGACGGAGAATTGCAGAAGAAGGAGAACAAGCTCTTTACTTCTGATGACTATGTGATTAACATCGGTCCTCAGCACCCCTCTACGCACGGTGTGCTCCGTCTGCAGACCGTACTCAATGGTGAGACCGTGAAGCGCATCTATCCCCACTTGGGTTATATCCACCGTGGTATCGAGAAGATGTGGGAGTCAATGACCTATCCTCAGACACTGGCTCTGACCGACCGTCTGAATTACCTCTGCGCTATGCAGCAGCGTCATGCGCTGGTGGGCGTTATAGAGGAGGCAATGGAGGTTGAGTTGACTGACCGTATCCACTATATCCGCACCATCATGGATGAGCTTCAGCGTCTGGATAGCCACCTGCTGTTCACTTCTTGCTGCGCTCAGGACCTGGGTGCCCTTACCGCCTTCCTGTATGGAATGCGTGACCGTGAGCACGTGCTGAACGTGATGGAGGAGACAACTGGTGGACGTCTGATTCAGAACTACTACCGTATCGGTGGTCTGCAGGATGATATTGATCCTAACTTCGTGAAGAACGTGAAGGAACTCTGCAAGTACCTGCGTCCTATGATTAAGGAGTACATGGATGTGTTTGGTGATAACATCATCTCTCACAACCGTCTGGAGAACGTTGGTCCTATGTCACTTGCCGACTGTATCAACTATGGTGTGACGGGTCCTGCCGGTCGTGCTTCTGGTTGGAAGAACGACGTTCGTAAGAACCATCCATACGATATGTATGATAAGGTGAACTTCGAGCAGATTACTTTCGACAGTTGTGACTCTATGGGTCGTTACCTCGTTCACATCAACGAGATGTACCAGAGCTTGAACATCATTGAGCAGCTCATCGATAATATTCCTGAGGGTGACTTCTACGTGAAGCAGAAGCCTATCATCAAGGTGCCCGAGGGACAGTGGTACTTCTCTGTAGAGGGTGCTGCAGGTGAGTTTGGCGTTTACCTCGATTCAAAGGGCGACAAGAGTCCTTACCGCATGAAGATGCGTCCTATGGGCCTCTCGCTCGTTGGAGCACTCGACCCAATGCTGCGCGGACAGAAGATTGCCGACTTGGTAACAACCGGCGCCGCTATTGATATTGTTATACCCGACATTGACAGATAA
- a CDS encoding NADH-quinone oxidoreductase subunit B → MEVRKPAIKALPYDEFKDNESLEKIVDELHEGGVNVVTGNLDSLINWGRSNSLWSLTFATSCCGIEFMACGCSRYDFSRFGFEVTRNSPRQADLIMCAGTITHKMAPALKRLYDEMAEPKYVVAVGGCAISGGPFKQSYHVVKGIEEIVPVDVFIPGCPPRPEAILYGMMQLQRKVKIEKFFGGANHKQTKEEAALGVSNEELIYGRGGKKPIVVTEVPAEFTETLKKEQEEAK, encoded by the coding sequence ATGGAAGTAAGAAAACCGGCTATCAAGGCTTTGCCCTACGACGAGTTCAAGGATAACGAGTCGTTGGAGAAAATTGTTGACGAACTCCATGAGGGCGGTGTCAACGTGGTGACAGGTAATCTGGACTCCCTGATCAACTGGGGTCGTTCAAACTCACTGTGGTCACTGACCTTTGCTACCTCTTGCTGCGGTATCGAGTTCATGGCCTGTGGCTGTTCTCGTTATGACTTCTCACGCTTTGGTTTCGAGGTGACACGTAACTCACCCCGTCAGGCTGACCTCATCATGTGTGCTGGTACGATTACCCACAAGATGGCTCCTGCGCTGAAGCGTCTGTATGATGAGATGGCTGAGCCTAAGTATGTGGTTGCTGTTGGTGGCTGCGCTATCAGCGGTGGTCCCTTCAAGCAGAGCTACCACGTTGTAAAGGGTATCGAGGAGATTGTACCTGTGGATGTATTCATCCCTGGTTGCCCTCCACGTCCAGAGGCTATCCTCTACGGTATGATGCAGTTGCAGCGTAAGGTGAAGATCGAGAAATTCTTTGGTGGTGCTAACCACAAGCAGACGAAGGAAGAGGCTGCACTGGGCGTCTCTAACGAGGAGCTGATCTACGGTCGTGGCGGTAAGAAGCCCATCGTAGTGACTGAGGTGCCTGCAGAATTTACAGAAACCCTTAAGAAAGAACAGGAGGAAGCGAAATGA
- a CDS encoding NADH-quinone oxidoreductase subunit A, whose amino-acid sequence MNFTMLITVLVTAITLVASAYVMAKLLGPRSYNKIKGEPFECGIPTYGSSWIPINVGYYLFAILFLMFDVETVFLYPWAVVVKDFGPMALLSIGFFLVVLVFGLAYAWRKGALEWK is encoded by the coding sequence ATGAATTTCACAATGTTAATTACCGTCTTGGTGACGGCTATTACACTGGTGGCATCGGCTTATGTGATGGCAAAACTATTAGGACCGCGATCTTACAACAAGATCAAGGGAGAACCGTTTGAATGCGGTATCCCCACGTACGGTTCCTCATGGATACCCATTAACGTAGGCTATTATTTGTTTGCCATCCTCTTTCTCATGTTTGATGTAGAAACGGTGTTTCTGTATCCGTGGGCTGTAGTAGTGAAGGACTTCGGACCGATGGCTCTGCTGTCAATCGGGTTCTTCTTGGTAGTATTAGTATTTGGCCTGGCTTATGCTTGGCGGAAAGGAGCACTGGAATGGAAGTAA
- a CDS encoding TonB-dependent siderophore receptor, which yields MFKPQFQKRQVMVFHQFQRKGYSLFAALGREVVISVLSVATLSSAKAASISDETFRVDSTKATAREVTLDDVCVTGSRAPLTVSQAARMVTVLSREEIAQAPVQSVNDLLKMAVGVDVRQRGPLGTQSDVSIRGGTQEQIVVLLNGINICDPQTGHNTFDFPCDLSDIVRIEVLEGPAARIYGTSSLVGAINIVTSSGSNEKATLNLEGGSFGYAKAAIAGNLLSKDTPLTSRLSCSYARSDGYSRSKSGMLNTDFSGSKAFYQGTFSNEQIKLSWHAGLSDKGWGSGTFYATPKWQADEQYEHTTKVYTALQGENKTGLLHFQPAVYWNHFQDRYEGYRNRPQVMKYNYNRCDIYGLKLNSYFDWKAGRTAIGAEIRNEDLVSGNLGEPLFRTHHISGTDRDYTLGVNRTNISAHLEHNVIFNRLTVSAGFVAAKSSWSDMNMTIYPGIDVSYAMDHVKLFASYNSSLRLPSFTEMYYKLQGYAADPHLKPEEMQALEAGLQYHTPLVQAKLSAYYHHGRNMIDWIMDTNQGNQAQWQSVNHTKINAYGFEAYVAFQSKVGMLDASYSYIYQDKDIEPGIVSQYALEYLRHKFVAGFQTKEWQGLSLRLNFRWQDRVGSYTTFDGALRDYRPYGLLDARAQWKAPHFTLYSEVNNLLNNRSYVDFGNVPQPGAWFVTGITLKI from the coding sequence ATGTTTAAACCTCAATTTCAGAAACGCCAGGTAATGGTATTCCACCAGTTTCAGCGTAAAGGCTACTCTCTTTTCGCTGCTCTTGGACGTGAGGTCGTCATCTCTGTGCTCAGCGTAGCTACGCTATCATCAGCGAAAGCAGCTAGTATCAGCGACGAGACTTTCCGTGTGGATTCTACCAAGGCGACAGCCCGAGAGGTGACGCTCGATGATGTATGCGTCACAGGCTCCAGGGCGCCCCTGACCGTGAGTCAGGCTGCGAGAATGGTAACTGTACTGAGCCGCGAAGAAATTGCGCAGGCGCCAGTACAAAGTGTTAACGATTTGCTGAAGATGGCCGTTGGCGTTGATGTCAGACAGCGTGGACCACTTGGAACGCAATCCGACGTCAGCATCAGAGGCGGCACACAAGAGCAGATAGTTGTTCTACTCAACGGCATCAACATCTGCGACCCTCAGACGGGACACAACACCTTTGATTTCCCTTGTGACCTTTCCGACATTGTGCGAATAGAAGTGCTCGAAGGGCCTGCTGCCCGCATCTATGGCACCTCGTCACTCGTTGGTGCTATCAACATCGTCACCTCGTCCGGAAGTAACGAGAAAGCCACGTTAAACCTCGAAGGAGGCTCTTTTGGCTATGCAAAGGCTGCTATTGCAGGAAATCTCTTGTCTAAAGACACGCCCCTGACTTCACGACTATCTTGTTCCTATGCCCGTTCCGATGGCTATTCCCGTTCAAAAAGTGGGATGCTCAACACGGATTTCAGTGGTTCTAAGGCCTTTTATCAGGGCACTTTCAGCAACGAGCAAATCAAACTTTCCTGGCACGCAGGTCTCTCTGACAAGGGATGGGGCTCTGGCACGTTCTACGCTACTCCCAAATGGCAGGCCGACGAGCAGTATGAGCACACCACAAAGGTCTATACGGCCCTGCAGGGTGAAAACAAGACGGGCCTGCTTCATTTCCAACCTGCCGTTTATTGGAATCATTTCCAAGACCGATACGAGGGCTACAGGAATCGACCCCAGGTGATGAAGTACAATTACAACAGATGCGACATCTACGGACTGAAGCTCAACAGTTATTTCGACTGGAAAGCTGGTCGTACTGCCATTGGTGCTGAAATCCGCAACGAGGATCTGGTCAGTGGAAATCTTGGCGAACCGCTCTTCCGTACGCATCACATCTCTGGCACCGACCGCGACTATACGCTGGGCGTGAACCGTACGAATATCAGCGCTCACTTAGAGCATAATGTGATATTCAACCGCCTGACCGTCTCTGCAGGTTTTGTGGCTGCAAAAAGTTCGTGGAGCGATATGAACATGACCATCTATCCTGGCATCGATGTGAGCTATGCGATGGACCATGTCAAGCTCTTTGCCTCCTACAACTCCTCCCTGCGTCTGCCTTCGTTTACGGAGATGTACTATAAGCTTCAAGGCTATGCTGCCGACCCGCATCTGAAGCCCGAGGAGATGCAGGCGCTGGAGGCTGGTCTTCAGTATCACACCCCTCTGGTGCAGGCAAAGCTCTCAGCCTATTATCACCACGGACGTAACATGATTGACTGGATTATGGATACCAATCAGGGCAATCAGGCTCAGTGGCAGAGCGTGAACCACACGAAGATCAACGCCTACGGCTTCGAGGCCTACGTGGCTTTTCAGTCAAAAGTAGGTATGTTGGATGCATCTTACAGCTATATCTATCAGGATAAGGACATTGAGCCAGGCATCGTGTCTCAGTATGCCTTGGAGTATCTGCGTCATAAGTTCGTGGCTGGTTTTCAGACCAAGGAATGGCAGGGACTCAGCCTTCGCCTGAACTTCCGTTGGCAGGACCGTGTGGGTTCATACACCACCTTCGACGGCGCTTTACGCGACTATCGTCCTTATGGCCTGCTGGATGCCAGGGCTCAGTGGAAAGCCCCTCACTTCACGCTTTATAGCGAGGTGAACAACCTGCTCAACAATCGCTCATACGTGGACTTTGGCAACGTACCACAGCCTGGAGCATGGTTCGTCACTGGCATCACGCTGAAGATATAA
- a CDS encoding manganese efflux pump MntP family protein: MSLLDILMLSVALAMDCFTVSIASGVIIGKREWGTILRLAFLFGFFQAMMPFVGWLATSYFAKYIEAYDHWVAFGLLLFLGGKMIIESFKPEEQHFFNPRKLRTQLILSVATSIDALAVGISLAVMGYSSMALLWEPLLWIGIGSFVFGVLGHLLGLRFGGLIRRALRPELFGGVILIVIGVKILISHLF; the protein is encoded by the coding sequence ATGAGTCTGCTGGATATTCTGATGTTGTCAGTAGCGCTGGCAATGGATTGTTTCACGGTGTCGATAGCCAGTGGCGTGATCATTGGAAAAAGAGAGTGGGGGACTATTCTCCGACTGGCTTTCCTCTTTGGATTCTTTCAGGCCATGATGCCCTTCGTGGGGTGGCTCGCCACCAGTTATTTCGCCAAATATATAGAGGCCTACGACCACTGGGTGGCTTTCGGCCTCTTGTTATTTCTTGGCGGCAAGATGATTATCGAGTCATTCAAGCCCGAAGAACAGCATTTCTTCAACCCCAGAAAGCTTCGCACCCAACTGATACTGTCGGTAGCTACAAGCATTGACGCGCTGGCAGTAGGCATCTCGCTGGCAGTAATGGGCTATTCCTCGATGGCGCTCCTATGGGAACCGCTTTTGTGGATTGGTATAGGGTCGTTCGTCTTCGGAGTGCTGGGCCATCTGTTAGGCCTTCGGTTTGGCGGCCTAATAAGAAGAGCTCTGCGTCCAGAGCTCTTCGGGGGTGTCATCTTGATTGTGATTGGCGTCAAGATTCTTATCAGCCATTTGTTTTAA
- a CDS encoding D-Ala-D-Ala carboxypeptidase family metallohydrolase, translating to MTKENNKLDGVRLTPHFTLKEMTVTNVKLGYVDKIRQTQPNEQVMENLTRVCQWLEMLRKEWNEHYGEGNDPVIVNSGYRCQEVNRLVGGCATSNHLTGCAADIRVMGKEQLLRYVTILLDISDNMHQDFDELLIERNARGYWLHFAVRPQNNRRKILLINVI from the coding sequence ATGACAAAGGAAAATAATAAACTTGATGGCGTTCGCTTGACGCCTCATTTTACGCTCAAGGAGATGACAGTTACCAACGTGAAGCTGGGGTATGTTGATAAAATAAGGCAGACGCAGCCCAATGAGCAGGTGATGGAGAACCTGACGCGGGTATGCCAGTGGCTGGAGATGCTGCGCAAAGAGTGGAATGAGCACTATGGCGAAGGCAACGACCCTGTGATTGTGAACAGCGGCTACCGCTGCCAGGAGGTGAACCGGCTGGTGGGGGGATGCGCTACGTCGAACCACCTCACGGGATGTGCTGCCGATATTCGCGTGATGGGCAAGGAACAGCTGCTGCGCTATGTCACCATTTTGCTGGACATCAGCGACAACATGCATCAGGACTTTGACGAGCTGCTCATAGAGCGCAACGCCCGCGGCTACTGGCTACACTTCGCCGTACGCCCCCAAAACAACCGCCGTAAAATATTGCTTATCAATGTGATTTAA
- a CDS encoding CHC2 zinc finger domain-containing protein: MDRLELQKLRDLPIEGVAERLGLRVSHHKALCPFHADNHPSLSFKVSKNTFRCFVCGASGGPIDLVMKYLHVDFKEACRWLAEGSSQFIVHSSQLYDSPQTSDISHQTSFDASRYSRFFERPWLNDEARQFLFEERRLDERVIRWCRLTSWKDRQGVPWLQIPYYDREGRLVGVQNRNLVRGALPRFRFPQGAECGIYNLPVLNLLKPGEPLFITEGCSDCWAMLSAGHKAIAIPSATLLTKKDAEQLEIINSKLSISFHMYPDRDEPGERLFLQLQKVLPSLVHHQLPVGCKDFSELYRLRIKH; the protein is encoded by the coding sequence ATGGATAGACTAGAACTTCAAAAGCTCCGCGACCTCCCCATTGAGGGGGTCGCAGAGCGACTTGGACTGCGAGTTTCGCATCACAAGGCCTTATGCCCCTTTCACGCCGACAACCACCCCAGCCTATCGTTTAAGGTCAGCAAAAACACCTTCCGCTGCTTCGTGTGCGGGGCCTCTGGCGGGCCTATAGATTTGGTGATGAAATATCTGCACGTGGACTTCAAGGAAGCGTGCCGATGGCTGGCGGAGGGCAGTTCACAGTTCATAGTTCATAGTTCACAGTTATATGACAGCCCTCAGACATCCGACATCAGCCATCAGACATCTTTCGATGCTTCGCGCTACTCTCGTTTCTTCGAGCGGCCTTGGCTGAACGACGAGGCACGGCAGTTTCTCTTTGAGGAGCGACGTTTGGATGAGCGCGTCATCCGCTGGTGCCGTCTCACCTCGTGGAAAGACCGTCAGGGCGTGCCCTGGCTGCAGATACCTTACTATGACCGTGAGGGCCGTTTGGTGGGCGTGCAGAACCGCAACTTGGTACGTGGCGCACTGCCCCGCTTCCGCTTCCCGCAAGGCGCCGAATGTGGCATCTATAACCTGCCCGTGCTGAACCTATTGAAGCCTGGCGAACCGCTCTTCATCACCGAGGGCTGCAGCGACTGCTGGGCCATGCTCTCCGCAGGCCATAAGGCCATCGCTATACCCTCTGCAACCCTGCTCACGAAAAAGGACGCAGAACAATTAGAAATTATAAATTCTAAATTATCAATTAGCTTCCACATGTACCCCGATCGTGATGAGCCTGGCGAGCGCCTCTTCCTGCAACTCCAGAAGGTGCTGCCCTCGCTCGTGCATCATCAGTTGCCCGTGGGTTGTAAGGACTTTAGCGAGCTGTATAGACTAAGGATTAAACATTAA
- a CDS encoding smalltalk protein, whose amino-acid sequence MKDKKDVWKFVLQTAISILSAIATALGVTSCMA is encoded by the coding sequence ATGAAAGACAAGAAAGACGTTTGGAAGTTCGTACTTCAAACTGCGATTAGCATCCTATCCGCTATCGCCACCGCACTGGGAGTGACCAGCTGCATGGCGTGA
- a CDS encoding outer membrane beta-barrel protein has protein sequence MKKILMTLAAAFVAVSMSAQVYVGGSFSFASISTQKLVGDQNETTLKIMPEIGYQLNDEWAIGAVIGYQSNKFDGVEQGDNAFGTNAGSGLSESAFTFNPYARYTFANLGKVNLFVDGGIDFTTYSKSDATKLGVGFKPGLAVSLTDNLSFVSHVGFIGWNSFNPDGDDNNTSAFGLGLSGENLSFGLYYNF, from the coding sequence ATGAAAAAGATTTTGATGACTTTGGCTGCAGCTTTTGTAGCAGTTTCAATGAGTGCACAGGTTTACGTTGGTGGTAGCTTCTCATTTGCTTCAATCAGCACTCAGAAGCTTGTTGGTGACCAGAACGAAACAACTCTTAAGATTATGCCTGAAATCGGATATCAGTTGAATGATGAGTGGGCAATCGGTGCTGTGATTGGTTATCAGAGCAACAAGTTTGACGGAGTTGAACAGGGTGACAATGCCTTTGGCACTAATGCAGGTTCTGGTCTTAGCGAGAGCGCTTTCACCTTCAACCCATATGCTCGTTATACTTTTGCTAACCTCGGCAAAGTTAATTTGTTTGTTGATGGTGGTATTGATTTTACTACTTATTCAAAGAGCGATGCAACAAAGTTGGGCGTTGGTTTTAAGCCCGGTTTGGCTGTTAGCTTGACTGACAACTTAAGCTTCGTTTCTCATGTAGGTTTCATTGGTTGGAATTCATTCAACCCCGATGGTGACGACAATAACACCAGTGCTTTCGGCCTTGGACTGAGTGGTGAGAACCTTTCTTTTGGTCTCTACTACAACTTCTAA
- a CDS encoding outer membrane beta-barrel protein — protein sequence MKKIFVTLAAAFIAVSMNAQDDKWFGSREGGFALTFNANPVLNYVGNMFNGTTNNSVAPFEGIDSDNLFGGTTITGKYFLQDNMAVVAGFGFNNNYNVTNNYADLSDLEKVTSYTRNSTTAFQMLAGLEYRLQPGKRLQPIFGANLVYVHTNRWTYAESTTGSTDGDYTYTGAPTNKLGVMLNAGVEYFVTEQISLGANLDFAIAKTWRGTSVDNDPDPADANFSRINSKNTFIGTGNMGANITMNFYF from the coding sequence ATGAAAAAGATTTTTGTGACCTTGGCTGCAGCTTTCATTGCAGTTTCTATGAATGCACAGGATGACAAATGGTTTGGTTCACGTGAAGGCGGTTTCGCATTGACTTTCAATGCAAACCCTGTTCTCAACTATGTTGGTAACATGTTCAATGGTACCACTAACAACTCTGTAGCTCCTTTCGAGGGTATTGATAGCGACAACCTCTTTGGTGGAACCACTATCACTGGTAAGTATTTCCTTCAGGACAACATGGCTGTTGTTGCCGGTTTCGGTTTCAACAACAACTACAATGTAACCAACAACTATGCTGATCTTAGCGACCTTGAGAAGGTTACCTCTTACACCCGCAACTCTACCACAGCTTTCCAGATGTTGGCAGGTTTGGAGTATCGTCTGCAGCCCGGTAAGCGTTTGCAGCCTATCTTCGGCGCAAACCTCGTGTATGTTCACACTAACCGTTGGACTTATGCAGAGTCAACCACTGGTTCTACTGATGGTGACTATACATACACTGGTGCTCCCACCAATAAGCTTGGTGTGATGCTGAACGCTGGCGTTGAATATTTCGTTACTGAGCAGATTTCTCTGGGTGCCAACCTCGACTTCGCTATTGCTAAGACTTGGCGTGGTACTTCTGTTGATAACGATCCTGATCCCGCAGATGCCAACTTCTCTCGTATTAACAGCAAGAATACCTTCATCGGTACTGGTAATATGGGTGCTAACATAACAATGAACTTCTATTTCTAA
- the kdsA gene encoding 3-deoxy-8-phosphooctulonate synthase, translating into MNNNLKIIAGPCVIESAELLDTVASTLVDINKRLGTNIIFKASFDKANRTSISSFRGPGIDKGLQMLNDVKEKYGLQLLTDIHEAWQAAPTGEVVDVIQIPAFLCRQTDLLVAAAKTGKTVNVKKAQFLCGRDMKYPVEKAKEAGAKEVWLTERGNMMGYGNLVVDFRNISDMLEIVPTVVMDCTHSVQRPDAKGGKTGGDRRFVPSMALAAKAFGATGYFFEVHPTPDQGLSDAANMLELDKLEDLVKKLIS; encoded by the coding sequence ATGAATAACAATCTAAAGATTATTGCGGGACCTTGCGTGATTGAGTCGGCAGAATTGCTGGATACCGTTGCCAGCACACTGGTTGACATCAACAAGCGCCTGGGCACGAACATCATATTTAAGGCCTCATTTGATAAGGCCAACCGCACTTCTATCAGCTCCTTCAGAGGCCCTGGCATTGACAAGGGATTGCAGATGCTAAATGACGTGAAAGAGAAATACGGTTTGCAGTTGTTAACCGACATTCACGAAGCATGGCAGGCAGCACCTACGGGCGAGGTAGTTGACGTGATTCAGATTCCTGCATTCCTGTGCCGACAGACAGACCTGCTGGTGGCAGCAGCAAAGACGGGGAAGACGGTAAACGTGAAGAAAGCACAGTTTCTCTGCGGACGCGACATGAAATATCCTGTAGAGAAAGCCAAGGAGGCTGGCGCTAAGGAGGTGTGGCTCACGGAGAGGGGCAACATGATGGGATATGGCAACCTGGTGGTAGATTTCCGCAATATCAGCGACATGTTAGAGATAGTGCCCACCGTCGTGATGGACTGTACGCACAGCGTGCAGCGCCCCGATGCTAAGGGCGGCAAGACTGGTGGCGATCGCAGATTCGTGCCTTCTATGGCTCTGGCAGCAAAGGCTTTTGGCGCCACGGGCTATTTCTTTGAGGTACACCCCACCCCAGACCAAGGACTGAGTGATGCTGCCAACATGTTGGAATTAGACAAACTGGAAGATTTAGTAAAGAAACTCATCTCATGA
- a CDS encoding SIS domain-containing protein has product MTTREYGIQAIKDEAEALLDMIPKMDGEFDAAVDLMLNCKGKVIVTGVGKSGHIGAKIAATLASTGTPSFFINPLDVYHGDLGVMTHDDVVLAISNSGSTDELLRFIPMVLHMEIPIIGMSGNPSSLLAKYSTCHLNVGVKKEACPLNLAPTSSTTAALAMGDALAIALMQKRNFRPQDFAHFHPGGELGKRLLTTAQDVMRSDDLPILSPDTRLGEAIMMVSEGKLGLGVAETDGKIAGLITDGDIRRAIERWQADFFNHTVSDIMTRTPKTVELETKITEIQRIMQQYKIHSVLVVTKDNQLLGVVDHYSCML; this is encoded by the coding sequence ATGACAACAAGAGAATACGGAATACAGGCAATTAAGGACGAGGCAGAGGCTCTGCTCGACATGATTCCCAAGATGGACGGCGAGTTTGATGCTGCTGTGGATTTGATGCTCAACTGCAAAGGTAAGGTTATCGTTACAGGTGTAGGCAAGAGTGGTCACATAGGCGCGAAGATAGCTGCCACACTAGCCTCAACAGGTACGCCATCTTTCTTTATCAACCCGCTGGACGTCTATCATGGCGACCTGGGTGTGATGACGCATGACGACGTGGTCCTTGCCATTTCAAACTCTGGTTCTACAGATGAACTGCTGCGCTTCATCCCTATGGTGCTCCACATGGAGATACCCATCATTGGCATGAGCGGAAACCCCTCATCACTACTGGCGAAATACTCTACCTGCCATCTGAATGTAGGCGTGAAGAAAGAGGCCTGCCCCCTGAACCTTGCTCCTACCAGCAGCACGACAGCTGCGCTGGCTATGGGCGACGCGCTGGCTATAGCCCTGATGCAGAAAAGGAACTTCCGTCCGCAGGACTTTGCACATTTCCATCCTGGCGGAGAACTGGGTAAGCGCCTGCTGACTACGGCACAGGACGTGATGCGCAGCGACGACCTGCCTATCCTGTCGCCCGATACCCGCCTTGGCGAAGCTATCATGATGGTCAGCGAAGGAAAGCTGGGACTGGGCGTGGCTGAGACCGACGGCAAGATTGCAGGTCTGATTACTGACGGCGATATTCGTAGAGCCATTGAACGCTGGCAGGCTGACTTCTTCAACCATACCGTCAGCGACATCATGACGCGTACGCCAAAGACCGTTGAACTGGAAACTAAGATTACTGAGATACAACGCATCATGCAGCAATATAAGATACACTCCGTGCTGGTGGTCACCAAAGACAACCAACTGCTGGGAGTCGTAGATCATTACTCATGTATGTTATAA